One Dermacentor silvarum isolate Dsil-2018 chromosome 10, BIME_Dsil_1.4, whole genome shotgun sequence genomic window carries:
- the LOC119465912 gene encoding putative zinc finger protein 702 isoform X3: protein MCHEVFNTDQRLLQHSVAHGREWNFWCRHCGASFPRNEDLLEHGSTHVDKQQHRCLICYKAFNHAALLLKHVLFHTEQPTFYCHLCPMVFPVRQQLSRHLRTHDRSAPFACDQCNAAFVFEVELTRHKKGHEEVRRHKCPECNKAFLQKCHLAEHRKIHTGERPFSCNVCTKKFVRRTHLAVHMRKHGDKTNVKPPNS from the exons ATGTGCCACGAGGTCTTCAACACCGATCAACGCCTGCTCCAACACTCCGTGGCGCATGGGCGGGAGTGGAACTTCTGGTGCAGGCACTGTGGGGCCAGCTTTCCACGAAACGAAGATCTTTTGGAGCACGGGAGCACGCACGTCGACAAGCAGCAGCATCGCTGCTTGATCTGCTACAAGGCCTTCAATCATGCGGCCCTGCTTCTAAAGCACGTCTTGTTTCACACCGAGCAGCCGACCTTCTACTGCCACCTGTGTCCCATGGT TTTTCCCGTGCGGCAGCAGCTGTCAAGGCACCTGCGCACCCATGATCGGAGCGCGCCCTTCGCGTGCGACCAGTGCAACGCCGCTTTCGTCTTCGAGGTGGAGCTGACCAGGCACAAGAAGGGGCACGAGGAAGTCCGGCGTCACAAGTGCCCGGAGTGCAACAAGGCCTTCCTCCAGAAGTGCCACCTGGCGGAACACCGAAAGATACACACCGGGGAACGACCGTTCAGCTGCAACGTCTGCACGAAGAAGTTTGTGCGCCGAACCCACTTGGCTGTACACATGCGGAAGCATGGAGATAAAACTAATGTCAAGCCGCCAAACTCGTAG